The DNA segment TAGTGAAAGCAAagacattaatattttttaaaatttaaaagcatatTTATTAACATGAATTAtgttttgaacatatttaagtttactaACGGCTTAGAGCACAACTTACACTTAAGATTATATCAATACTGAAGGTTAATATCATATCAATTTAGATtcattttcgatattttataaTCTTTATCAAGTTTTGTGTTCCGGCATCCAATTCTAATAGATATATTCCGAGTAAACTGGTCTCCTACGTTTTGACATGTTCAATATCGGTGGCAATTTTTTGTGGCATAAGTCACTCAGCACTTCACTACACTTTAAGCAATTACAAACCAGAGGTGGCAAGCAATTGCTGCTAGCGCCAAGCTCAAGGCAAGGCTCACCTATATTCCTATAACAAACCATGCGAGGCTCGCAATCTGTACGGTTCATATTCAAGTTGAAGGCGCCTAGGGGTtggaaatttacaattaaatattcGAAGTTAGACAATGCAAATTGTGTTCTCACCATGCGCACACTCTCTGGGATCCACTGAATTTCCAGGCTCACACTCATTGGGTGAAAAAGAAGGGCTTCAAATCGTAGAGGAAAtaagttttgtaaaataattgtcACCGATAAATTACTTACATTCCATGTGTGGAACGTTGCAAAGAAACCAAGATGACTACCAGCAGCCAACTTAACTTAGTTATCCAGTACACATATGACTGCATGTTGTTCTTTGAATACATTACTGGTTTTTAATACTGGCCTCTTAGTTGAAAAAGCTGCACTTGATGTACACAAAATTCAACTGGAGCATGCGTTTGATAATTTTCCTTTAAAGTTTGAATATCCTTTTATAGCTCGTCATTGGTCTTAACTCTCTATTTTGtggtaaaatttgaatttattaaaatgtattacaGATAAAacaacttagaaaaaaatttcgacgaatCGGGttttaccgaacattttatactcttagcatgataaagtgataatcgaggtttcattatccgtcatttacatatttttcaaataccgtatttttgtaaagttttattccgctatcatcattggttcctaatgtatatactcgtattatacagaaaaggcatccgatggaattcaaaatagcgttatattggaagaaggcgtggttgtaaaccgatttcacccatatttcgtacatgtcatcagggtgttaagaaagtattatataccgaatttcattgaaatcggtctagtagttcatgagatatggtttttggtccataagtgggcgaggccacgcccattttcaagttttaaaaaagcctgggtgcagcttccttccgcaatttcttccgtaaaatttggtgtttctgacgttttttgttagtccgttaacgcacttttagtgattttcaacataacctttgtatgggaggtgggggtggttattatccgatttcttccatttttgaactgtatatggaaatgcctgaagaaaatgactctgtagagtttggttgacatagctatagtagtttccgagatatgtacaaaaaacttggtagggggcggggccacgcccacttttccaaaaaaaaattgcgtccaaatatgcccctccctaatgcgatcccttgtgccaaatttcactttaatatctttatttatggcttagttataacactttataggttttcggttccgccattttgtgggcgtggtagatgggccgattttgcccatcttcgaacttaaccttcttatggagccaaggaatacgtgtaccaagtttcatcatgatatctcaatttttacttacagGCAGACATCCGCATGATTTCGACTCTACAggtcgtcaccctgatcactttggtatatataaccctatatgttgctcttttagttttaggacttacaaacaaccttTTATGTGCATTGGTCTTAACTCTCTGGCTTTAGCAAATTTGAACATTAAAATGTATTAcagataataaaaatacttaattaattatacattCAAAGCCACTTAGgtgtaaaatgaaattatcaatGGTCAACAACGCTTATCTGTCATAGCAATGGTGagagaaattattttaagattgtaatttgaatatattccttatgaaaatttgatataattaaattaagcggtaaaacaattttttcggcaCAGGTATTGGAATtaatattggtattggtattagtGATGGTAATCATATGAGGATTGAAACTAATATTGGCATTGTTATAGatattggtattgatattggtgttggtattgatattggtattggtattgatattggtattggtattggtattggtattggtattggtattggtattggtattgatattggtattagtattggtattggtattggtgttgatgttggtattggtattggtattgatgttggtattggtattggtattggtattggtattggtattggtattggtattggtattggtattggtattggtattggtattggtattgacTATTCGTATTgctattggtattggtattggtattggtattggtattggtattggtattggtattggtattggtattggtatcgGAATTAGTATTGGTATTGacattgctattgttattggtattggtatagatattggtattggtattgacaTTGGCATTGGTATTGATGTTGATAATGATACTGGTATTCATATCTGGATTAAATTTATGTTGATATATGTATTGAGTTTGGAATTGGTATTGGTTGAGtaaattatatcaatattgAAATTAGTTTTGGTGTTGGTAAATGTGTGGCGGGTCAACCAACATCAGATATCTTAATAAAGCTTAAAACACTAGCTCGAGTTAAATTGTGTAATTATCATGTCAACTTCCCATTTTATGgttaatctatataaataacattttaatggAAATTCTCCAGCACTATTAACCTAACTCTATTAATATAATAACCACAATGACCTACAGCAAGCACTTGTGCATTGCTTACGCTGAAATCCACGCATTACACTTCATTGAGCAATAAGTAGCGGTCAAGGGTAAGATGATGACAATGAAAGTATGGCCGACAGAAATAGTTAGTGATTAAAATTCAAGGCTGATTTAATCATTCAAAAGTCATATTCAATATCTTGAATAATTAATTAGAATATTGcataaattattagaaaaggATTTGAGTAAATACCACTTAAGAGAACTATAAAAGGATGGAGCAAAATTAATCGAAAGCATTAACTGCCAATGAGGTAAAGCAAAGCGTAGAGTTATTCAAACGAAAGTAGCAAAGTTGTATTGAGTAGAAAGAATATTGAAAATGGCATCTTATCAAAGTGCACGAACACATATTGGTTGGTTTACCAAGCTAAGCTTAACATTAATTATGGTGGTGGTTTTGCGAACAAATGGAACACAAGCACTGTTCGTATATAATACAGTTATTACAAACTATTTTCTATTAcatgattaataatttattttcttaacttttacTTTGAAAGGAAATCATTTGGTCCATCCATTAATTGCGGCCCAAACAGCGTGTATCCAGAAAATTGCAAACAAGGTAAGTTAGCTTTTTTGTATAAggttttttaaggtttaaaggGTATTTCATTTCATTCCTCACTTCATAGGCAGCTTCACTATAAACTTTAACCCTGAATTCTGTCTTCCACGCACATTATGTCGCAAGGGTGTGGGTGAGCTTTGCCGCGAATATAGCGGCAGCAGCGATTGTAAACCGGGCTTGTACTGCAACTGTTACCATCGCTGCAgtgaaaatcccgaaatatgtCCATTTTTCGGCAACGGTATATTGGATTTAAATACTAAGAATTAGACAACGCAACCACAAAATTAGACGGCTCAGCAGCATTATTATGTAGGCAgtatttttacttattatatattatatttattatatttattttataaaataaaaattatactacGAAACTATTTGTCGGacataaaaaatcgatttttatatttttattaattaacatCCTCTCGTATAACAGCTTAATTGATTCGCATTCGCCAGCGAACTTTTGACAACAGTAACATTTAATAAACAGAGAATGTTAAGGAATAACCAGAGAATGTTTATTTTGCGTTAATACGTTGTAttcagaaaatgttaaaaattatagtTAACGTTCTTTACTATTGTCGCTTCCTGTTAGCATTTAACGCAGCAATGAAATGCTACCTTACAGGTAGAAGTCCTAACTTGTATattaaagaataatattttcaacagaGAATGATAAGGGATCGTccagcgtttcttgtagaaaagGGACAGAGTAAGGAACATAGtgactccaatctttaaacgcgtttttcttagaatggtgtttttcaaaacggttccATTCGCtaaggaagagttttgaagatttcTAGTTCCAATTGCGAGAGAAGATTTCTAACGCGAAGATttcgcgctatggaagcttttatcattactattttttttaaatcatccAATTTTCtttctacgaaaaactatagaaaaaaagggtaaaattcgatactttttgttcaaaccgccgccattttgtcaattatcaagaaaacaaaaaaacaaaacttccatagcgcgatagcgacttTCCTATAGATTAacaatctttttgaaattttcgttttaGACCAAAATTGCGGCCGCAAGCGTGCACATCGTACAGGTCCTTTTTCACATGtaatttcaaccatttttataactattatacacccaataaataaacataaaaaataattttgtattcgtcatgaatatatttatttatgaaaaaaatccgACTGATTAGTTAATTTGAACAATGAAAAAATCGAGAAAATCAGTGTTTTTTCAGAGGGTCACAAATGTGATCCCTTAGTTCACATTTTCTGGTAAAACAGCTTGATTGATTCACATTCTGCAACAAAAAAAGCGGGCTGTTACCAACTGCAGCTTTCTATAAACAGAGAATGTTAGTGAATAACATTTACTGTAAAAAATGTTATCAAATGACATTCTCTGCATTAACCagagtattttaattttgtgttaaCACGCTGTATTCAGAAGATGTTAACAATTGTGGTTCATATTCTTTACAGTTGTCGCTTCATGTTAGCATTTAATATAGCAGCGGAATGTTAACATACatctaaaatgttaaaaaatttagttaacaTTCTCTACTGTTGCCGCTTCCTGTTAGCATTTAATTTAACAGCGGAATGTTAACTTACAACTAGCTTTCACAACTTATGTACTcgtaacaatattttcaatttgccTCACTAAATAACATTGAGAGCAACAGAGCACCGGCTATGCACCTGTTAATTCAAAAAGAATCAAATAATTTACCGGCCAACAATCGAACCAGTTGGCCAAAAAGCCAACCAGCCAACTATTCAACTAACCAACGAACCAACCAACATCAAACGCAACCAACGACACAACAGATAATTCAACCAGAGAAAATAAAATCCTTCTCTGTCTCTTCTCACCTGTGCTCACCGCTGCGTCAAACATTCGCATAACCAGTTCCACATCTATGCAAGTTGCCAATCGTATGTGCTGTTTGCCATTATTCCAATGCCATTGCATTCCGCCGACTTTTCAGGTGTTGTGTGTACGCCAGTTCAGTCTGCACTTGTCTCTCGAAGTCGACACGATTCAGTGTTGAACGAACTTTTGCTGTGTCCAGTCAACGTGAATCGCGAGTGCTGCCTACCGTGTAAACGCCGTGTAttatactaaaaacaaaaacaaacacattgAGGGAACTCAGTGAAGATTGTACTTACATACGCTCGCAGCTTTGTCGTCGTTGTCGTGTTTATCCGGAGCCTACGTTACTCGCTTGAGCTTTGTGTTGTTTGTGTATTTGCTCGGCTGCCTGTTCGCTTGAGTCAGGTCTCCAGCAGTGAAGTGAAAACAAGTTTTGCGCCCCAACTTCAACGCGTCCGCCTAGTTGGTAGGTGTTTTGGACTATAgtcgttgtcgttgttgttgttcgctgATTGAACGCAGCTCGGTTTACCTGCGCCTACTGATTGTCGCGCTCTGCGCTCGGAGTATGTAATTCGCTCGTTCGTTGTTAGTTCTCTTGCTGCTCCAAATTCGTCAGTGCACACGCGTTTGTACATTTTATTTGCATCGTTtatgttgttgcaattgttgttgccgttATTGCTGCTAACTTGCAATCTGAGCCTTTTCGGTAgggttgctattgttgttgctgctgccgctgctgctgctgagtTTTGTGTTTTGTTCAAACAGGTGAATTCAATTGAATGGAAATGTGTCGCATTGGCTTAGTTGTTTTTGGTTTCGCCTTAAGTTGGCGGGCCGTAAAATATGGCTATTCTTAAGCAAATTAATGTGTGTTGTGCATATGTGGGTGTGCGTGTATTTGTTGGTGCGAAAAGTAATGCGATTAAAGCACTTGGTAATCTGAGTAGTGTTTTGGAAATAATTGTcaacttgctcgcgacaaattTCGTTTGCGAACAAAAGTGAAAAGGGTTCAAAATAATTGTGTGCGACAAGAAACAGTGATGacaagaataaaatataatacatagcaaaacaaaagcaaagaataattttttaatttaatttgcacaGAGAGTTTCGCAAAGTGAGCATATCAAAGTATGATGTTAGaggttacaaaaaaattatatttttataatgcaATGAAAAATACAGTTACAgcgaaaatcatttttaaaggtcaagcataaattaaaaattaataaggtaATTTAAGGTGTCGAAATTGATGggaaaaactaaactttttaactaattaataaagaaatgatCGGTAATGtgtcttataaaataaaaaatcgaaataaatttattttacgaaataaaaaatcaaaacgaaaaaatatattataaaataaaaaatcgaaataaatttattttacgaaataaaaaatcaaaacgaaaAAAGTTCTGACTTATCTTTATGATTTTCCTACTCATTCACATTCATATAACTGTTTACTGTTAGTGTCTAAAACATGTGTTTACTATTGCGAGAATGCATAGCCGTTAGAAATATGCAAaatcaaataatcaaaaaaataaatggttgAAAtggttaaattaaaattaaaaaaaaaagaaattaaaaaatttaaaacttgtaaaattaaaaaatttaagcttgaaaatttaaaaatttaaattattattttttgtttcagagttaatgtttaaaaaattttgtttttaaaacgtGTAGAAAGTTTCtgcatttgaaataaatataatattatacaaaagataaagtcaaaacaaaaactttataaattttgcaaaaaccaTCTTTGTGAGGTACAAGCaaatattaattacttaattaaattgcatattttatgtatatattgtatgtaattATTACGAGTgtattatagttaaaaaaatatagttaaaaaaatttaacaatttagaattatacttgtgtgtgtgtgtgctttttttCTGTCTTAACCGTTGAACAAttgagaaatttaaattaaaaagtgaaaaattcaaaactttaaaaatttaaaattataattttattttggctTGAGCGttattgtttgaaaaattttgttttcaaaaagtgtgaaacataaatacatttgaaaaataacaTGATATAACACGGATATTCGCAACATTATATAAAAGATGAAGTCAatacaaaaactttataaattttgcaaatatgatC comes from the Bactrocera neohumeralis isolate Rockhampton chromosome 2, APGP_CSIRO_Bneo_wtdbg2-racon-allhic-juicebox.fasta_v2, whole genome shotgun sequence genome and includes:
- the LOC126751529 gene encoding uncharacterized protein LOC126751529, which produces MYSKNNMQSYVYWITKLSWLLVVILVSLQRSTHGIPSFSPNECEPGNSVDPRECAHGAFNLNMNRTDCEPRMVCYRNIGEPCLELGASSNCLPPLVCNCLKCSEVLSDLCHKKLPPILNMSKRRRPVYSEYIY
- the LOC126751530 gene encoding uncharacterized protein LOC126751530, whose protein sequence is MASYQSARTHIGWFTKLSLTLIMVVVLRTNGTQALKSFGPSINCGPNSVYPENCKQGSFTINFNPEFCLPRTLCRKGVGELCREYSGSSDCKPGLYCNCYHRCSENPEICPFFGNGILDLNTKN